The Kitasatospora setae KM-6054 genome contains a region encoding:
- a CDS encoding ArsR/SmtB family transcription factor, translating into MVVLRLDSLALSRSRFALSPFAETLAAVVQLARPYSEPWAAAWRERHRPAFLARLAGDGYARGLVELIAATKYLPDHLTLPPGGGMETTLESELAEVARVPDETAVAGLRTAQRHAWAGQRLDWLTGHGHGARAAALFREVWDTHLAADWPTRRAALQRDVTHRAGLLAAHGWPRALQRMNRTSEWVGADAIRFSDRPGPDRVVGPDGMLFVPVTAQRSSWLCEAPGRPFAMVYAARGTGEEADAAPTGDGEALARLLGVGRAQILRNLAVPATTSELALLLAQSVGTVGGHLAILRDTGLVGRTRVGRRVLYHRTELGDRLAAGPG; encoded by the coding sequence GTGGTCGTGCTGCGGCTGGACTCGTTGGCGCTGTCGCGCTCCCGGTTCGCGCTGTCGCCGTTCGCCGAGACGCTGGCGGCCGTCGTCCAACTGGCCCGCCCGTACAGCGAGCCGTGGGCCGCGGCCTGGCGGGAGCGGCACCGTCCGGCGTTCCTCGCCCGGCTGGCCGGGGACGGGTACGCGCGCGGGCTGGTCGAGCTGATCGCGGCGACCAAGTACCTGCCGGACCACCTGACGCTGCCGCCCGGCGGCGGCATGGAGACCACGCTGGAGTCCGAGCTCGCCGAGGTGGCGCGGGTCCCGGACGAGACGGCGGTCGCCGGACTGCGGACCGCGCAGCGACACGCCTGGGCCGGCCAGCGGCTGGACTGGCTGACCGGCCACGGCCACGGCGCCCGGGCGGCCGCGCTGTTCCGGGAAGTCTGGGACACGCACCTGGCCGCCGACTGGCCGACCCGGCGGGCCGCCCTCCAACGGGACGTCACCCACCGCGCCGGGCTGCTCGCCGCGCACGGCTGGCCGCGGGCGCTCCAACGGATGAACCGCACCAGCGAGTGGGTCGGCGCGGACGCCATCCGGTTCAGCGACCGGCCCGGCCCGGACCGGGTGGTCGGACCGGACGGCATGCTGTTCGTCCCGGTCACCGCGCAACGCAGCTCCTGGCTGTGCGAGGCCCCGGGCCGCCCGTTCGCCATGGTGTACGCGGCCCGCGGGACGGGCGAGGAAGCCGACGCCGCCCCGACCGGAGACGGCGAGGCGCTGGCCCGGCTGCTCGGCGTCGGCCGGGCACAGATCCTGCGCAACCTCGCCGTACCCGCCACCACCAGCGAACTCGCCCTGCTGCTCGCCCAGTCGGTCGGCACGGTCGGCGGCCACCTGGCGATCCTGCGCGACACCGGCCTGGTCGGCCGGACCCGGGTCGGCCGCCGGGTGCTCTACCACCGCACCGAGCTGGGCGACCGGCTGGCGGCGGGGCCGGGCTGA
- a CDS encoding MFS transporter: protein MLPPLLHHSGFRRFFLGRAVSLLGSAMAPVALAFAVLDAADGRAADLGAVLAVRMVPLLGLMLLGGAVADRLPRRTVLLVTHLGAGLSQGAAAALLLTGHYALAPFAALEFANGALTAFTAPALRGVLPELVPADRLRPANALLGMAGNGSKVLGPVLAGLLVAGAGPGWAVALDAASYLPAAYLLAGLPTGPRRDPDRPTGLYGELREGWTVFRHTRWLWWTTWSCCATNLLLVGPWQILGPALAGPALWGVLLAARGAGLLLADAAAYRLAPRRLLAAGQLAGLLLPLPLLALGRHAPAALLFAAAAASGLGLALSATAWETSLQEHLPNGVLSRVSANADVLCYLAIPLGQLACGPLTARFGAPVLATAAALAQGSLALLPLLSPAVRRLPHPAPTPAPAPAAVI from the coding sequence GTGCTTCCACCACTCCTTCACCACTCCGGCTTCCGCCGCTTCTTCCTCGGCCGGGCCGTCTCGCTGCTGGGCAGCGCGATGGCCCCGGTCGCGCTGGCCTTCGCCGTCCTCGACGCCGCCGACGGGCGGGCCGCCGACCTGGGCGCCGTGCTGGCCGTCCGGATGGTGCCGCTGCTCGGCCTGATGCTGCTGGGCGGCGCGGTCGCCGACCGGCTGCCCCGGCGCACCGTCCTGCTGGTCACCCACCTCGGCGCGGGCCTCAGCCAGGGCGCGGCCGCCGCGCTGCTGCTCACCGGCCACTACGCGCTCGCGCCGTTCGCCGCCCTGGAGTTCGCGAACGGCGCGCTGACGGCGTTCACCGCGCCCGCGCTGCGCGGGGTGCTGCCCGAGCTCGTCCCCGCCGACCGGCTGCGGCCCGCGAACGCCCTGCTCGGCATGGCCGGCAACGGCAGCAAGGTGCTCGGCCCGGTGCTGGCCGGCCTGCTGGTCGCGGGCGCCGGGCCCGGCTGGGCGGTCGCCCTGGACGCGGCGAGCTACCTGCCCGCCGCCTACCTGCTGGCCGGACTCCCGACCGGCCCGCGCCGGGACCCCGACCGGCCCACCGGCCTGTACGGGGAACTGCGCGAGGGCTGGACGGTGTTCCGGCACACCCGCTGGCTCTGGTGGACCACCTGGTCCTGCTGCGCCACCAACCTGCTGCTGGTCGGCCCCTGGCAGATCCTCGGCCCGGCGCTGGCCGGCCCCGCGCTGTGGGGCGTCCTGCTGGCCGCCCGGGGCGCCGGACTGCTGCTCGCCGACGCCGCCGCCTACCGGCTGGCGCCCCGCCGCCTGCTCGCCGCCGGCCAACTCGCCGGGCTGCTGCTCCCGTTGCCGCTGCTCGCCCTCGGCCGGCACGCCCCGGCCGCGCTGCTGTTCGCGGCGGCGGCCGCCTCCGGCCTGGGCCTGGCGCTGTCGGCGACCGCCTGGGAGACCTCGCTCCAGGAGCACCTGCCGAACGGCGTGCTGTCCCGGGTCTCGGCCAACGCCGACGTGCTCTGCTACCTGGCCATCCCGCTCGGCCAGCTCGCCTGCGGCCCGCTCACCGCCCGCTTCGGCGCTCCCGTGCTGGCCACCGCCGCCGCCCTCGCCCAGGGCTCGCTCGCCCTGCTCCCGCTGCTCTCCCCCGCCGTCCGCCGCCTCCCGCACCCCGCCCCGACCCCCGCCCCCGCCCCGGCTGCGGTCATCTAA
- a CDS encoding YfbM family protein, whose protein sequence is MSVIGSYLRLAPAEIARVLAEPGWVAGFKAEQAALERGRGPSELRFHDTEKAWAGLAHLYARRGLPVEVVEGGEPLPEEDDWGYGPPSLLAPEQVADAARRLAAVPFAELVDGLDPTVLAAAEVYPVRMWDDPFAFEYLAAHHADLLRYLERAARYRHGLLVWYS, encoded by the coding sequence ATGAGCGTCATCGGCAGCTACCTGCGGCTGGCCCCCGCCGAGATCGCCCGCGTCCTCGCCGAGCCCGGCTGGGTCGCCGGGTTCAAGGCCGAGCAGGCCGCGCTGGAGCGCGGGCGCGGCCCGTCCGAGCTGCGGTTCCACGACACCGAGAAGGCCTGGGCGGGCCTGGCGCACCTGTACGCCCGGCGCGGGCTGCCGGTCGAGGTGGTCGAGGGCGGCGAGCCGCTGCCCGAGGAGGACGACTGGGGCTACGGGCCGCCGTCGCTGCTCGCGCCCGAGCAGGTCGCGGACGCCGCACGGCGGTTGGCGGCCGTCCCGTTCGCCGAGCTGGTCGACGGCCTCGACCCGACCGTCCTGGCCGCCGCCGAGGTCTACCCCGTCCGGATGTGGGACGACCCGTTCGCCTTCGAGTACCTGGCCGCGCACCACGCCGACCTGCTGCGCTACCTGGAGCGGGCCGCGCGCTACCGGCACGGGCTGCTGGTCTGGTACTCCTGA
- a CDS encoding DUF1775 domain-containing protein, with product MQPPTRRHGRYVVPVALALGLVLGAAGAAAAHVEVESSTAQALAVGAEVAFSAEGESSTAGIVDVKVALPAGIAPADITLVKAPSGWTLTPTADGYAVAGPALAPGAAADYTVKVRQLPDAESVVFKTLVDYSDGHTDRWIELPQGGSKPQHPAPVLALSPAAPGATPLAAAGSPSASASASASASVSASASVSASVSASASASASSSPTAATQNDADGGGGGSTAAIVLGGVAGVAVLATLVVLVLRRRKSPPA from the coding sequence ATGCAGCCACCCACACGCCGCCACGGCCGGTACGTCGTCCCCGTCGCCCTCGCGCTGGGCCTGGTGCTCGGCGCGGCCGGGGCCGCGGCGGCGCACGTCGAGGTCGAGTCGTCGACCGCGCAGGCGCTCGCCGTCGGTGCCGAGGTCGCCTTCTCCGCCGAGGGCGAGTCCTCGACGGCGGGCATCGTCGACGTCAAGGTCGCCCTGCCCGCCGGGATCGCCCCCGCCGACATCACCCTGGTCAAGGCCCCGAGCGGCTGGACCCTCACCCCCACCGCCGACGGCTACGCGGTCGCCGGTCCGGCGCTCGCCCCCGGGGCGGCCGCCGACTACACGGTCAAGGTCCGGCAGCTGCCGGACGCCGAGTCGGTGGTGTTCAAGACCCTGGTCGACTACTCCGACGGCCACACCGACCGCTGGATCGAGCTCCCGCAGGGCGGCAGCAAGCCCCAGCACCCGGCGCCGGTGCTCGCGCTGAGCCCGGCCGCGCCCGGCGCGACGCCGCTGGCGGCGGCGGGCAGCCCGTCGGCCTCCGCTTCGGCTTCGGCCTCGGCTTCGGTTTCCGCGTCGGCCTCGGTCTCGGCTTCGGTCTCGGCGTCCGCGTCGGCTTCGGCGTCGTCGAGCCCGACCGCTGCCACCCAGAACGACGCGGACGGCGGCGGTGGCGGCAGCACCGCCGCGATCGTGCTCGGCGGCGTCGCCGGTGTCGCGGTGCTGGCCACGCTGGTGGTCCTGGTGCTGCGGCGGCGGAAGTCGCCGCCCGCGTAA
- a CDS encoding DNA-binding protein NsdB: MSKGPNTRLADHFALTGWSKGELARLVNRRGAALGEQQLSTDTSRVRRWIEQGEIPRDPVPRVLAAVFTERLGRVVTTEDLGLERHRPTRSGSSATPPKEPWAPDRTAAVLTEFTGMDLMLNRRGLVGASAALAAGAVIADNLHDWLTGGAVAEAAGRPGPRHVLTRGGPRPVLDVYEPGPVGHEEVAALEHAVEVFRAWDASRGGGLQRKAVVGQLNEVGGLLTHGHPPALERRLWTVAANLAVLAGWMSHDVGLEPTAQRYFVIAAQAAREADDRPRAGEAISRAARQMLHLGRADDALELMRLANASAGPRDGTQPRTRAMLHTVEAWAQAALGRSEDTRRTLGEAEELFVRDSPEPPPSWMQLFNEAELHGMQALVYRTLAEHDPAAAPLAVRHARAAIALRQKTGRERSALLDRITLASVHWISGEPDEAQVQAKLALASINDTSSKRTWDRLREMYRLSTRYRGLPEVAELRDRIHAALPAPGNARPI, encoded by the coding sequence TTGAGCAAGGGGCCGAACACCAGACTGGCCGACCACTTCGCCCTGACCGGATGGTCCAAGGGCGAGCTGGCCCGGCTGGTCAACCGGCGGGGTGCCGCGCTGGGCGAGCAGCAGCTGTCCACCGACACCTCCCGGGTCCGGCGCTGGATCGAGCAGGGAGAGATCCCGCGCGACCCGGTGCCGAGGGTGCTGGCCGCCGTGTTCACGGAGCGGCTCGGCCGTGTCGTCACCACCGAGGACCTTGGTCTCGAACGACACCGGCCCACCAGGTCCGGCAGCAGCGCCACACCGCCGAAGGAGCCCTGGGCACCGGATCGGACGGCCGCGGTCCTCACCGAGTTCACGGGAATGGACCTCATGCTGAACAGACGCGGACTGGTCGGCGCCTCCGCCGCCCTCGCGGCCGGCGCGGTCATCGCCGACAACCTGCACGACTGGCTCACCGGCGGCGCCGTCGCCGAGGCGGCCGGCCGCCCCGGCCCCCGCCACGTCCTCACCCGGGGCGGGCCCCGCCCCGTCCTCGACGTCTACGAACCCGGACCGGTCGGCCACGAGGAGGTCGCCGCCCTCGAACACGCGGTCGAGGTGTTCCGGGCCTGGGACGCCTCGCGCGGCGGCGGCCTCCAGCGCAAGGCCGTGGTCGGCCAGCTCAACGAGGTCGGCGGCCTGCTCACCCACGGCCACCCGCCCGCGCTGGAGCGCCGGCTCTGGACGGTCGCCGCCAACCTCGCCGTGCTGGCCGGCTGGATGTCCCACGACGTCGGCCTCGAACCCACCGCCCAGCGCTACTTCGTGATCGCCGCGCAGGCCGCCCGGGAGGCCGACGACCGCCCCCGGGCCGGCGAGGCGATCTCCCGCGCCGCCCGCCAGATGCTCCACCTCGGCCGGGCCGACGACGCCCTCGAACTGATGCGGCTGGCCAACGCCAGCGCCGGCCCCCGGGACGGCACCCAGCCGCGCACCCGGGCCATGCTGCACACCGTCGAAGCCTGGGCGCAGGCCGCGCTCGGCCGCTCCGAGGACACCCGCCGCACCCTCGGCGAGGCCGAGGAACTGTTCGTCCGGGACAGCCCCGAACCGCCGCCCAGCTGGATGCAGCTCTTCAACGAGGCCGAACTGCACGGCATGCAGGCCCTGGTCTACCGCACCCTGGCCGAGCACGACCCCGCCGCCGCCCCGCTCGCCGTCCGGCACGCCAGGGCCGCCATCGCACTGCGCCAGAAGACCGGCCGGGAGCGCTCCGCGCTGCTCGACCGGATCACCCTCGCCTCCGTCCACTGGATCTCCGGCGAACCCGACGAGGCCCAGGTGCAGGCCAAGCTCGCCCTCGCCTCGATCAACGACACCTCCTCCAAGCGCACCTGGGACCGGCTGCGCGAGATGTACCGGCTCTCCACCCGCTACCGGGGCCTGCCCGAGGTCGCCGAACTCCGCGACCGGATCCACGCCGCGCTGCCCGCGCCCGGGAACGCCCGGCCGATCTGA
- a CDS encoding aminoglycoside phosphotransferase family protein, translating to MYSTASTGSRASAPTGVDGTTARPSRPALRPPTAGAGRPAPRAAELRDPRGRTTLVTRPLTDQAGRLGRPAAGRAPEAFVDRVDPAALQTPAVRAVLANVARICPAFLPRQVLREGSRHILIAGTIGRAPVVAKCLAPAALRGERAEQLIERFHHEVAVYRAFVRHRPPVRLPRLVAADHDRCVLVLERVPGRPAARERHPVNAPTPGEVRAVLGSVRTLNLWRPPTDVFGKPLDYQTEIARFHSLGLLTDRDAGDLRGLLHGLASMPWQLNHGDALLGNILLAPSGPVLLDWEQAGWYLPGYDLAVLWSVLSGDTAARRQISQLAQSGGTLARDAFLVNLVLVLMRELRLHDVPGAGEEQRIMIRRLYDDAALARRAVRAAVGTR from the coding sequence ATGTACTCGACAGCCAGCACCGGTAGCCGCGCCTCCGCCCCGACCGGGGTGGACGGCACGACCGCGCGCCCGTCGCGCCCCGCCCTGCGCCCCCCGACCGCCGGGGCGGGCCGTCCCGCGCCGCGCGCCGCCGAGCTGCGCGACCCGCGCGGGCGCACCACCCTGGTGACCCGTCCGCTGACCGACCAGGCCGGGCGGCTGGGCCGTCCCGCCGCGGGCCGGGCGCCGGAGGCGTTCGTGGACCGGGTGGACCCGGCGGCGCTGCAGACCCCGGCGGTGCGGGCGGTGCTCGCCAACGTCGCGCGGATATGTCCGGCGTTCCTGCCGCGCCAGGTGCTGCGGGAGGGGAGCCGGCACATCCTGATCGCGGGCACCATCGGCCGGGCCCCGGTGGTGGCGAAGTGCCTGGCGCCGGCGGCGCTGCGCGGGGAGCGGGCGGAGCAGCTGATCGAGCGGTTCCACCACGAGGTGGCGGTGTACCGGGCGTTCGTCCGGCACCGTCCGCCGGTCCGGCTGCCCCGGCTGGTGGCGGCCGACCACGACCGCTGCGTGCTGGTGCTGGAGCGGGTGCCGGGCCGTCCGGCGGCCCGCGAGCGGCACCCGGTGAACGCGCCGACGCCGGGCGAGGTGCGCGCGGTGCTCGGCTCGGTGCGCACGCTGAACCTGTGGCGGCCGCCGACGGACGTGTTCGGCAAGCCGCTGGACTACCAGACCGAGATCGCCCGGTTCCACTCGCTGGGCCTGCTGACCGACCGGGACGCGGGCGACCTGCGCGGGCTGCTGCACGGCCTGGCCTCGATGCCGTGGCAGCTGAACCACGGCGACGCGCTGCTGGGGAACATCCTGCTGGCCCCGTCCGGCCCGGTCCTGCTGGACTGGGAGCAGGCCGGCTGGTACCTGCCGGGCTACGACCTGGCGGTGCTGTGGAGCGTGCTCTCCGGCGACACGGCGGCCCGTCGGCAGATCAGCCAGCTCGCCCAGTCCGGCGGCACGCTGGCCCGGGACGCGTTCCTGGTGAACCTGGTGCTGGTGCTGATGCGCGAGCTGCGGCTGCACGACGTCCCGGGCGCGGGCGAGGAGCAGCGGATCATGATCCGCCGGCTGTACGACGACGCGGCGCTGGCCCGCCGCGCGGTCCGCGCGGCGGTCGGCACCCGCTGA
- a CDS encoding acyl-CoA dehydrogenase family protein → MTRTAAQPTVPTPAVAEPTDGAVDRALARLPRVVDLLAARAAEHDRDGTFPYQGIETVHEAGLLTLTVGHRHNGPGAGLADTVRVLARLGRGDASVALLTANTLLHHAEQARTAPWPAALYRRLLTESRRGPALVGTLRAPAGRPPAVTAHWQGGAWRLSGRAAHCPGAEALAWLVVEARTAEGQPRTGLFLVRADSPGLEIDPAADQLGLRAAAGHDVLLEDARIGTDAALLPKGPAPAADPVAAAWRQLALTAVLLGTARAALDWSAGRLRGTAALHRRPLGELDAALTGAEELVHALAARTDADPEAANRAPAVQLLAARTAADTVQRALTLTGSAGLDRRHPLERHLRDTLSLRTQLPAEDAVLDALGEALLTG, encoded by the coding sequence ATGACCCGCACCGCCGCGCAGCCGACCGTCCCCACCCCCGCCGTGGCGGAGCCGACCGACGGCGCCGTCGACCGCGCCCTCGCCCGGCTGCCCCGGGTCGTCGACCTGCTGGCCGCCCGCGCCGCCGAGCACGACCGCGACGGCACCTTCCCCTACCAGGGCATCGAGACCGTCCACGAGGCCGGACTGCTCACCCTCACCGTCGGCCACCGCCACAACGGCCCCGGCGCCGGCCTCGCCGACACCGTCCGGGTGCTGGCCAGACTCGGCCGCGGTGACGCCTCCGTCGCGCTGCTCACCGCCAACACCCTGCTGCACCACGCCGAACAGGCCCGCACCGCGCCCTGGCCCGCCGCGCTCTACCGGCGGCTGCTCACCGAGTCCCGGCGCGGCCCCGCCCTGGTCGGCACGCTGCGCGCCCCGGCCGGCCGGCCGCCCGCCGTCACCGCGCACTGGCAGGGCGGCGCCTGGCGGCTCAGCGGCCGCGCCGCGCACTGCCCCGGCGCCGAGGCGCTCGCCTGGCTGGTCGTCGAGGCCCGCACCGCCGAGGGCCAGCCCCGGACCGGCCTGTTCCTGGTCCGCGCCGACAGCCCCGGCCTGGAGATCGACCCCGCCGCCGACCAGCTCGGCCTGCGCGCCGCGGCCGGCCACGACGTCCTGCTGGAGGACGCCCGGATCGGTACCGACGCCGCGCTGCTCCCCAAGGGCCCGGCCCCCGCCGCCGACCCCGTCGCCGCGGCCTGGCGGCAACTCGCCCTCACCGCCGTCCTGTTGGGCACCGCCCGGGCCGCCCTCGACTGGTCCGCCGGACGGCTCCGCGGCACCGCCGCCCTCCACCGCCGCCCGCTCGGCGAGCTCGACGCCGCACTGACCGGCGCCGAGGAACTCGTCCACGCCCTGGCCGCCCGCACCGACGCCGACCCGGAGGCCGCGAACCGCGCCCCCGCCGTCCAACTGCTGGCCGCCCGGACCGCCGCCGACACCGTGCAGCGGGCCCTCACCCTCACCGGCAGCGCCGGCCTCGACCGGCGCCACCCGCTGGAGCGCCACCTGCGCGACACCCTCAGCCTGCGCACCCAGCTCCCCGCCGAGGACGCCGTGCTGGACGCCCTCGGCGAGGCCCTGCTGACCGGTTGA
- a CDS encoding putative leader peptide: MPRPLLLTRRLHVDLRRTAGAACPAS, translated from the coding sequence ATGCCCCGGCCGCTGCTGCTGACCCGACGCCTGCACGTGGACCTCCGGCGCACCGCCGGCGCGGCCTGTCCGGCTTCCTGA
- a CDS encoding DUF397 domain-containing protein — MAMTPAEAAQAADERRKIELDLSGAEWQNAAGDEQGVQIAFVDGYIAMRNGAEPDGPALVFTPAEWRAFVLGARDGEFDLRNQGQGQGQGQ, encoded by the coding sequence ATGGCGATGACGCCGGCAGAGGCGGCACAGGCGGCGGACGAGCGGCGCAAGATCGAGCTCGACCTCAGCGGGGCCGAGTGGCAGAACGCGGCCGGGGACGAGCAGGGCGTCCAGATCGCCTTCGTCGACGGCTACATCGCGATGCGCAACGGCGCGGAGCCGGACGGGCCCGCGCTGGTCTTCACCCCCGCCGAGTGGCGGGCCTTCGTGCTCGGGGCCCGGGACGGCGAGTTCGACCTGCGGAACCAGGGCCAGGGCCAGGGCCAGGGCCAGTAG
- a CDS encoding PTS-dependent dihydroxyacetone kinase phosphotransferase subunit DhaM, whose amino-acid sequence MDQRDGSRADVIPISTAPSAPPVGAATGTVTAPAPSVPRPARPSGLGRVGLVLVSHSRELAEAVRALALAVAETDDPAPVAATGGDPADGPADGGPGVSALLVAAAARRVDQGHGVAVLCDLDGPVRTVLAVLAAADEHGLPFPTRFADAPFVEGAVAAVATATAGGDLAAVLDAAEETARLPKR is encoded by the coding sequence ATGGACCAGCGGGACGGCAGCCGCGCCGACGTCATCCCGATCAGCACCGCGCCGTCGGCCCCGCCGGTGGGGGCGGCCACCGGCACGGTGACCGCCCCGGCGCCGTCGGTGCCGCGCCCGGCCCGGCCGTCCGGGCTGGGCCGGGTGGGGCTGGTGCTGGTGTCGCACAGCCGGGAACTGGCCGAGGCGGTGCGGGCGTTGGCGCTGGCCGTGGCGGAGACCGACGACCCGGCGCCGGTGGCGGCGACCGGCGGCGACCCGGCGGACGGCCCGGCGGACGGCGGCCCGGGGGTGAGCGCGCTGCTGGTGGCCGCGGCGGCCCGCCGGGTCGACCAGGGGCACGGCGTCGCGGTGCTGTGCGACCTGGACGGTCCGGTCCGCACCGTGCTGGCGGTGCTGGCGGCCGCCGACGAGCACGGCCTGCCGTTCCCGACCCGGTTCGCGGACGCCCCGTTCGTGGAGGGCGCGGTCGCGGCGGTGGCGACCGCGACGGCCGGCGGCGACCTGGCGGCGGTGCTGGACGCGGCGGAGGAGACCGCCCGCCTCCCGAAGCGCTGA
- a CDS encoding NAD-dependent epimerase/dehydratase family protein, with protein sequence MRVVITGGAGFIGANLARELTSRREVTEVRVVDDLSTGSKANLAGVDAAFFEGSILDPALLDAAFTGADAVVHLAALPSVPRSIAAPLATHRANATGTLEVLEAARRAGGLYVVAASSSSVYGANRELPKRESMRTVPMSPYAVSKLAAESYLGAYHHCYGLGVLPLRFFNVFGPLQPAGHAYAAVVPAFLDAALAGRPVTVHGDGGQSRDFTYVGTVTQVLAEAVLRRVVSADPVNLAFGTRTSLLELIDLLGGVLGGPVAAEHVEPRPGDVRDSQADNSRLRELFPDVVPVPLAEGLRRTADWFRTL encoded by the coding sequence ATGCGTGTGGTGATCACCGGCGGAGCGGGGTTCATCGGGGCCAATCTGGCCCGGGAGTTGACGTCGCGCCGGGAGGTGACCGAGGTCCGCGTGGTGGACGACCTGTCCACCGGCAGCAAGGCGAACCTGGCCGGGGTGGACGCCGCCTTCTTCGAGGGCAGCATCCTCGACCCGGCGCTGCTGGACGCGGCGTTCACCGGCGCCGACGCGGTGGTGCACCTGGCGGCGCTGCCGTCGGTGCCGCGCTCGATCGCCGCCCCGCTGGCCACCCACCGGGCGAACGCCACCGGCACCCTGGAGGTGCTGGAGGCGGCCCGCCGGGCGGGCGGCCTGTACGTGGTGGCGGCCTCCTCCTCGTCGGTGTACGGCGCCAACCGGGAGCTGCCCAAGCGGGAGTCGATGCGCACGGTGCCGATGAGCCCGTACGCGGTCTCCAAGCTCGCCGCCGAGTCCTACCTCGGCGCGTACCACCACTGCTACGGCCTGGGCGTGCTGCCGCTGCGCTTCTTCAACGTGTTCGGCCCGCTGCAGCCGGCCGGGCACGCGTACGCGGCGGTGGTGCCCGCGTTCCTGGACGCGGCGCTGGCCGGGCGGCCGGTGACGGTGCACGGGGACGGCGGGCAGAGCCGGGACTTCACCTACGTCGGCACGGTCACCCAGGTGCTGGCCGAGGCGGTGCTGCGCCGGGTGGTCTCCGCGGACCCGGTGAACCTGGCCTTCGGGACGCGGACCTCGCTGCTGGAGCTGATCGACCTGCTGGGCGGGGTGCTGGGCGGGCCGGTCGCGGCCGAGCACGTCGAGCCGCGGCCGGGGGACGTGCGGGACTCGCAGGCCGACAACTCCCGGCTGCGCGAGCTGTTCCCGGACGTGGTGCCCGTCCCGCTGGCGGAGGGCCTGCGGCGCACCGCGGACTGGTTCCGCACGCTCTGA
- a CDS encoding NUDIX hydrolase produces MGIPAFLAELREVVGHRPLWLSGVSAVVVDEAGRVLLGKRVDNGRWALIGGIIDPGEQPADTVVRECREETGVTVLPERLVSVAVSPMIEYPNGDRTQYLDLVFRCRPLSGEARVNDDESTEVGWFHPDELPELEARALEHIARALAGKDPTHFELTEGREG; encoded by the coding sequence ATGGGAATCCCTGCGTTTCTGGCGGAACTGCGCGAGGTGGTCGGGCACCGGCCGCTGTGGCTGTCCGGTGTGTCGGCGGTGGTGGTGGACGAGGCCGGGCGGGTGCTGCTCGGCAAACGGGTGGACAACGGCCGGTGGGCGCTGATCGGCGGCATCATCGACCCGGGCGAGCAGCCCGCGGACACCGTGGTGCGCGAGTGCCGCGAGGAGACCGGCGTCACGGTGCTGCCCGAGCGGCTGGTCTCGGTCGCGGTCTCGCCGATGATCGAGTACCCGAACGGGGACCGCACCCAGTACCTCGACCTGGTCTTCCGCTGCCGCCCGCTCTCCGGCGAGGCCCGGGTCAACGACGACGAGTCGACCGAGGTCGGCTGGTTCCACCCGGACGAACTGCCCGAGCTGGAGGCCCGCGCGCTGGAGCACATCGCCCGCGCGCTGGCCGGCAAGGACCCGACCCACTTCGAACTGACCGAGGGCCGGGAGGGCTGA
- a CDS encoding NeuD/PglB/VioB family sugar acetyltransferase, translating into MVWIAGAGGVGREALDVALAAGVGVAGFLDDRLAGGEVRGLPVRKPSELPAGAPYLIGIADPAVRARLAAALDAAGGHPVTLVHPRAIIAPETELAAGCLVMGGAHVSSSVRLGPHSQVHYNATVGHDSRLGARVTVYPGANVSGAVRLEDDSTVGSGAVVLQGRTVGRAAFVGAAATVTRDVPAGTTVIGTPARPMPRRDAEGAH; encoded by the coding sequence ATGGTGTGGATCGCGGGCGCGGGCGGCGTCGGCCGGGAGGCGCTCGACGTGGCGCTCGCCGCGGGCGTCGGGGTCGCCGGGTTCCTGGACGACCGGCTGGCCGGCGGCGAGGTGCGCGGGCTGCCCGTCCGCAAGCCGTCCGAGCTGCCGGCCGGCGCCCCCTACCTGATCGGCATCGCCGACCCGGCGGTGCGCGCCCGGCTGGCCGCGGCCCTGGACGCGGCCGGCGGGCACCCCGTCACCCTGGTGCACCCCCGGGCGATCATCGCCCCGGAGACCGAACTGGCCGCCGGCTGCCTGGTGATGGGCGGCGCGCACGTCTCCAGCAGCGTCCGGCTCGGCCCGCACAGCCAGGTCCACTACAACGCGACGGTCGGCCACGACAGCCGGCTCGGCGCCCGCGTCACCGTCTACCCGGGCGCCAACGTCTCCGGCGCCGTCCGGCTGGAGGACGACAGCACGGTCGGCTCCGGCGCGGTCGTCCTCCAGGGCCGCACCGTCGGCCGCGCCGCGTTCGTCGGCGCCGCCGCCACCGTCACCCGCGACGTCCCCGCCGGGACCACCGTCATCGGCACCCCGGCCCGCCCGATGCCGCGCCGGGACGCCGAGGGGGCGCACTAG